The proteins below come from a single Prolixibacter sp. NT017 genomic window:
- a CDS encoding TIGR02117 family protein, with translation MKHVFRVLVLSAGLIISTIVAGFLAAFVLSVLSTHPAPSVCPEKKLVYVTTNGVHLSIIVPLNQLDTAFAEELQLTPGTRFVSFGWGDRGFYLTTPTWADLTFKTAFRALFLRTPSAMHIDDYRFRGNSWHEVQLCPEQRKKLLAYIRTSFTTDSLGHIIEIPHAGYTPSDRFFEANGHFTCFHTCNVWVNDALKTAGIPTSIWSPFDKGVLFHLTKREKRK, from the coding sequence GCGTACTCGTCTTATCGGCAGGATTAATCATATCAACAATCGTCGCCGGTTTCCTGGCGGCGTTTGTTTTATCGGTCCTTTCCACACATCCTGCACCTTCGGTTTGCCCGGAAAAGAAACTCGTTTACGTTACCACGAATGGTGTTCATCTGAGCATCATCGTTCCCCTCAATCAGCTCGATACCGCTTTCGCAGAAGAATTGCAACTAACGCCCGGAACCCGTTTTGTCTCCTTTGGTTGGGGCGATCGCGGCTTTTATCTCACCACACCTACTTGGGCCGACCTCACTTTCAAAACAGCTTTTCGCGCGCTTTTCCTGAGAACACCATCAGCCATGCATATAGACGATTACCGCTTTCGCGGAAACTCGTGGCATGAAGTACAGCTTTGTCCGGAACAACGAAAAAAGCTACTTGCTTATATCCGAACCTCTTTCACTACCGACAGCCTTGGTCACATCATCGAAATACCTCACGCGGGCTACACGCCTTCCGATCGTTTTTTCGAAGCCAATGGCCATTTCACCTGTTTCCACACCTGCAATGTGTGGGTGAACGATGCGTTGAAAACAGCCGGGATTCCCACGTCCATCTGGTCGCCGTTCGATAAAGGAGTATTGTTTCACTTGACGAAACGGGAGAAGCGCAAATGA